The Prinia subflava isolate CZ2003 ecotype Zambia chromosome 23, Cam_Psub_1.2, whole genome shotgun sequence region aaaagactggacatggccCTTAGTGCTAtggtctagttgaggtgttaaggcataggttggacttgatgatcttagagttctcttccaacctcattattctgtgattctgtgattctgtgacaccCGAGGGTGGCCGTACCGATGGGGTCCCCGCACGCCTGGCACGGCTCGGCAAAGAGGCTCTCGAAGCAGCCCCGGCAGCAGGGCCGGCCGCTCCTCATCACGTAGCGCTGCCCTCGCAGGGGCTCGTCGCACTCCAGGCAGCAGAaatgctccaggtgccagcgCCGGCCCTCGGCCTCGATGCACTCCTCCATGAAGATCAGCTGGAACGGGAAGAAGGGCGCCCACCCTCTCAGCAGCCCGCTGGAAAAGCCGCGGTGCTTTGCTGAGGaggagcccccccagcccctggggctcTCTGCAAGGCTCAGGAGGGAAtattcctcctctcctccagggtGGTTCTGATGGATTTGGAGCCCCCAGCCGAGCTCGGGGGCATTTAAGAGCCAAAGGGAGGTCAAAGCCTCCCCCTGGCCGGCACCCACCTGGTCGCAGGAGGCACAGCGGGGTCGGAAGAGCTCGGCGTGGTGCCGGCCGCAGTAGATCCTCCCATCCTGCTGGAAGTAGATGAGATCCaccagctgctggtggcagaagtggcaggagaagcaggacggGTGCCAGAATTGGTCCCCCAGGCGAGACGCCGCAATCCCCGGGTCCCCTTTGTTCAGCCTCCGGCCGCACTGCAAGGCAGAGGGACACCGGGTTTGGGGCCGGGCCGGCTTTTGGGGACGGGTCCCTGCCAGGGAATGGACGCTGGAGGGGACACCTCAccttcctgcagggacagccgTGGCACGGACCCGGCACGGGACACGCCAGGCCCTGTCCCAGAGCCTCCTGCCTGCGGCGGGCGCTGAAGGCTCGGAGCTGCCGCCGCTCCTCCTCGGCGAGGTCGGGGCAGAACCGCTCCTGTGGGGCACGGGGGGTCAGGGGGGCTGCGGGTGATGCCCCAGGgtttcagcttttctgtcttttgtaCATCTAAAATCCTGCAATTCtcacagtgtgagctgctgctttcccgtTTTGACAATTCCCCTCCGGCCCTGggaatcaaggacacctcactgccccAAGCCCCAAGAGATGGGAGCAAAAGTGAGTGGGGGGGAGCAAACTTGGGttaaattacttcattacctgaagatgtaattaaaaaattaatcccCAgcatgcaaatggaccaaacttataaaagtaTCAAAACCCAAGTCCTCAGTTTTTGGGTGAAGCCCCTGGGGGGCTTTACTGCCCAAAATACACCTGAAGGGCCCCCAATAAAAccaactgctttttattctcctAACtctgtctggcctctgtttttagggAATCCCAAAAAGGCACGAGGTGAgagtggggagggggcagcacCCGAAGGAGAGGGGTCTTACATCGCAGTCCTGAGgcggcagctgctgcagcagggccctggCGCGGAGCCGGCTCCGGTCCGAGGGAGAGCCCGGCTGCGGCGCCAAGCACGGCAGGACCTTGGGGGAGACAGGAGGGATTTCAGGGGGTTAaactcagctctgagctgctggaacGTGCGTTTGGGGATGGGGGAGTGTGGTGCTGCCCACCTCGGGGGGCGCGGGCTCGGCGGAGGGCTCCAGGTACTCTTCCAGGGCACAGCCGGAGTCGCTGTCGGACGAGGCCGGGGGCAGAGCggtggtggcactgcagggggaGGGCTGGTCCCGCTGGGGCCATGCAGGGCTCGGCAGGGACAtcagctggggacagagaggCGCTCagacaggggcaggggcagggatcCATCCCTGGACAcgtggcagcaggacaggcagcccCTGGTCCCTGAGGCACGCCCggctggggtgatgctgcaaACCAGCGCCACCTCGAGACCTTTGGCTGGACCACTGCAGGAGTCCAGGGAGTTTTGGGGAGCTCCTTTTGTCTTTAGGGGTTACAGCAAACCCACGGCG contains the following coding sequences:
- the PRICKLE4 gene encoding prickle-like protein 4; the protein is MSLPSPAWPQRDQPSPCSATTALPPASSDSDSGCALEEYLEPSAEPAPPEVLPCLAPQPGSPSDRSRLRARALLQQLPPQDCDERFCPDLAEEERRQLRAFSARRRQEALGQGLACPVPGPCHGCPCRKCGRRLNKGDPGIAASRLGDQFWHPSCFSCHFCHQQLVDLIYFQQDGRIYCGRHHAELFRPRCASCDQLIFMEECIEAEGRRWHLEHFCCLECDEPLRGQRYVMRSGRPCCRGCFESLFAEPCQACGDPIGADGEEVTHQGLHWHARAACFCCSLCRTPLRGRALTCRRGRLFCSDTCSRGQDAPSSASDSSDSAFASAPSPDATPLARAGRGRGEGAEAFSDAAPVHPAFRSPQDLGGAARQRSSDAAKEHPGVPGPPGGHPPAPQPSPERPDEPGALGHPLLGGPDPQTAAGNGNPRVQAGTSPPRNGPRAEHGTEEEEEDSWCPTCSSSSDSDSEEEGFFFGKPIPKPGMNSLGREPAGRGRGRTAKHCSVS